From the genome of Triticum aestivum cultivar Chinese Spring chromosome 3B, IWGSC CS RefSeq v2.1, whole genome shotgun sequence, one region includes:
- the LOC123067707 gene encoding uncharacterized protein, whose protein sequence is MGSKRRRCVALEEDQVEEIGHLGLEDDGLVRAAAAAAARQADELCDRGDGHNKPPRPLPPFHSTRPRDRPQVHSHFTHAIARIQRHRLRSRALCRRSREERRRLSEGGGSAPQPPPPTEQFVPKVEIEKLTEEEIERAYQTVFQLDEEYRNVIIEEAFYQSEIKMLQARKASIDDRLSKLKQKTKEPDSDSIKHIRSGTRKVIELEESIDALKSELSKTCLRKAKVEAVYISSMSIIEHHVANEGEGLFLGCLAYVMMME, encoded by the exons ATGGGGAGCAAGCGCCGCCGATGCGTGGCCCTAGAGGAGGATCAGGTCGAGGAGATTGGGCACTTGGGTCTCGAGGACGATGGACTGGTCAGGGCTGCGGCCGCAGCAGCCGCTCGTCAGGCCGACGAG CTGTGTGACAGAGGAGACGGTCACAACAAACCCCCTCGGCCCCTCCCCCCATTCCATTCCACCAGACCCCGCGACAGGCCGCAGGTGCACAGCCACTTCACCCATGCCATAGCGAGGATCCAGCGCCACCGTCTTCGCTCCAGGGCCTTGTGCCGGAGATCCCGCGAGGAGAGGCGGCGCCTCAGCGAGGGTGGGGGTTCCGCCCCGCAGCCACCTCCCCCCACGGAGCAATTCGTCCCGAAG GTGGAGATTGAAAAGTTAACTGAGGAGGAGATTGAAAGGGCATACCAGACCGTCTTTCAACTTGATGAG GAGTATCGGAACGTCATAATTGAGGAAGCTTTTTATCAGTCTGAAATCAAGATGCTACAAGCTAGAAAGGCTTCTATTGATGACAGGCTTTCAAAGCTGAAGCAGAAGACAAAGGAGCCCGATTCAGACAGTATAAAACATATCAGATCAGGAACAAGGAAGGTCATCGAACTCGAAGAGTCGATTGATGCACTGAAAAGTGAACTCAGCAAGACCTGTCTTCGTAAGGCAAAAGTTGAAGCTGTATACATATCCTCCATGTCCATCATTGAGCATCACGTGGCAAACGAAGGAGAGGGTCTGTTTCTTGGTTGCCTAGCTTATGTAATGATGATGGAGTGA